One Symphalangus syndactylus isolate Jambi chromosome 9, NHGRI_mSymSyn1-v2.1_pri, whole genome shotgun sequence DNA segment encodes these proteins:
- the LOC134731386 gene encoding ERV-BabFcenv provirus ancestral Env polyprotein-like, whose product MLGISLTTSLIGTGLRVTSLGYNVSQFSDFQTQMQTAIEETAQSLAALQRQITSLAGVTLQNRHAINLLTAEKGTSPQKLPTFSHQQDRTDSTDRLTTC is encoded by the exons ATGCTTGGAATCTCTCTAACAACCTCTCTCATAGGTACAGGACTAAGAGTCACCTCTTTAGGATACAATGTATCCCAATTTTCAGATTTCCAAACCCAGATGCAGACGGCCATTGAGGAAACGGCTCAGTCTCTAGCCGCCCTCCAACGACAAATCACATCTCTAGCTGGTGTCACCCTTCAAAACCGCCACGCCATCAACCTACTCACAGCCGAAAAAGGCA cttctcctcagaaactaccaACTTTTAGCCACCAGCAGGACAGGACAGATTCCACAGACAGGCTCACAACCTGCTAA